One window from the genome of Gadus morhua chromosome 16, gadMor3.0, whole genome shotgun sequence encodes:
- the LOC115528845 gene encoding complement C1q and tumor necrosis factor-related protein 9 isoform X1 has product MLYPQVAPNSPEDQTPGHTMSTFAVLMHLVFFSLTTAMPDPSMPPPFPPDNDQFPPFPPENDQFPPFPLPPGMEDLGGKSFEGGMGQNVSLPGEQTEAYCQMLLDSPVPLPADQVPWFCICFHCQGRHGPKGDPGERGLSGSPGSAGRRGLTGVSGPPGYTGRQGIKGQKGDEGLKGDGGPEGPLGPKGQRGYKGDKGEAGLEGRTGEPGGKGDDGVCPETCAPVEGPAGGPGLPGSTGPRGLPGTGGKGGDGGPKGDQGDLGPQGAPGEPGRRGEAGPQGDCSCDDGAVGPPGESGQKGEGGADGPSGSRGGTGEPGAKGELGEMGVRGVPGPCMPAIQSSFAMGLAASFPPPDAPVAFTRVLDNRQGHYDPLGGIYTAPVNGTYVFSYALTVYSRILKVGLFHNYVPQVKTTHPALLGTASHQLVLNLVQGDGVWLQVRDQMTNGMYASSETSSTFSGYLLHPDTCYMPELRQPLYPAVAVTRGPYEWGTLPGGPGPNATISSEPTEVTPVE; this is encoded by the exons ATGCTCTACCCGCAGGTGGCCCCCAACTCACCTGAGGACCAGACACCCGGACACACG atGAGTACGTTTGCAGTGCTCATGCACCTCGTCTTCTTTTCGTTAACGACGGCGATGCCAGACCCATCGATGccccccccgttcccccccGACAACGACCAgttccccccctttccccccgaGAACGACCagttcccccccttccccctaccTCCCGGGATGGAGGATCTTGGGGGGAAGAGCTTTGAGGGGGGCATGGGGCAGAACGTCAGCCTCCCAGGGGAGCAGACGGAGGCGTACTGCCAGATGCTGCTGGACTCCCCGGTCCCGCTGCCAGCCGACCAGGTGCCCTGGTTCTGCATCTGCTTCCACTGCCAGGGGCGCCACGGCCCCAAGGGAGACCCTGGGGAGCGAGGACTTTCAG gaagCCCGGGGAGCGCTGGCAGGAGAGGACTGACCGGGGTCAGCGGTCCGCCGGGGTACACGGGGCGACAGGGAATCAAAG gacAGAAGGGAGACGAGGGCCTTAAAGGAGACGGTGGTCCTGAGGGCCCCCTGGGGCCTAAAGGACAGAGAGGATATAAAG GTGACAAGGGGGAGGCCGGCTTGGAGGGGCGGACGGGGGAGCCGGGGGGCAAGGGGGACGACGGTGTGTGTCCCGAGACCTGCGCGCCCGTGGAGGGGCCCGCAGGAGGACCCGGACTCCCGGGGTCCACCGGGCCTCGAGGGCTGCCGGGCACCGGGGGTaaagggggggacgggggcccCAAGGGAGACCAGGGCGACCTGGGACCCCAGGGGGCGCCCGGGGAACCGGGGCGCCGGGGCGAGGCGGGGCCGCAGGGAGACTGCTCCTGTGACGACGGGGCGGTCGGCCCCCCGGGGGAGAGCgggcagaagggggaggggggggcggacgGCCCCTCCGGCTCCAGGGGCGGGACGGGGGAGCCGGGAGCCAAGGGTGAACtgggggagatgggggtgaggggggtccCGGGGCCCTGCATGCCGGCCATCCAGTCGTCCTTCGCCATGGGCCTGGccgcctccttcccccctcccgaCGCCCCCGTGGCTTTCACTCGGGTCCTCGACAACAGGCAGGGCCACTACGACCCCCTGGGGGGCATCTACACCGCCCCCGTCAACGGCACCTACGTCTTCAGCTACGCCCTCACGGTGTACAGCCGCATCCTGAAGGTGGGCCTGTTCCACAACTACGTGCCCCAGGTGAAGACCACCCACCCCGCCCTGCTGGGCACCGCCTCCCACCAGCTGGTGCTGAACCTGGTGCAGGGCGACGGGGTGTGGCTGCAGGTCAGGGACCAGATGACCAACGGCATGTACGCCAGCAGCGAGACCAGCAGCACCTTCTCGGGCTACCTGCTCCACCCCGACACCTGCTACATGCCTGAGCTCAGGCAGCCGCTGTACCCCGCCGTCGCCGTGACGAGGGGCCCCTACGAGTGGGGCACCCTGCCGGGCGGCCCCGGCCCGAACGCGACCATCAGCTCGGAGCCGACGGAGGTCACCCCTGTCGAGTGA
- the LOC115528845 gene encoding complement C1q and tumor necrosis factor-related protein 9 isoform X2: MSTFAVLMHLVFFSLTTAMPDPSMPPPFPPDNDQFPPFPPENDQFPPFPLPPGMEDLGGKSFEGGMGQNVSLPGEQTEAYCQMLLDSPVPLPADQVPWFCICFHCQGRHGPKGDPGERGLSGSPGSAGRRGLTGVSGPPGYTGRQGIKGQKGDEGLKGDGGPEGPLGPKGQRGYKGDKGEAGLEGRTGEPGGKGDDGVCPETCAPVEGPAGGPGLPGSTGPRGLPGTGGKGGDGGPKGDQGDLGPQGAPGEPGRRGEAGPQGDCSCDDGAVGPPGESGQKGEGGADGPSGSRGGTGEPGAKGELGEMGVRGVPGPCMPAIQSSFAMGLAASFPPPDAPVAFTRVLDNRQGHYDPLGGIYTAPVNGTYVFSYALTVYSRILKVGLFHNYVPQVKTTHPALLGTASHQLVLNLVQGDGVWLQVRDQMTNGMYASSETSSTFSGYLLHPDTCYMPELRQPLYPAVAVTRGPYEWGTLPGGPGPNATISSEPTEVTPVE, encoded by the exons atGAGTACGTTTGCAGTGCTCATGCACCTCGTCTTCTTTTCGTTAACGACGGCGATGCCAGACCCATCGATGccccccccgttcccccccGACAACGACCAgttccccccctttccccccgaGAACGACCagttcccccccttccccctaccTCCCGGGATGGAGGATCTTGGGGGGAAGAGCTTTGAGGGGGGCATGGGGCAGAACGTCAGCCTCCCAGGGGAGCAGACGGAGGCGTACTGCCAGATGCTGCTGGACTCCCCGGTCCCGCTGCCAGCCGACCAGGTGCCCTGGTTCTGCATCTGCTTCCACTGCCAGGGGCGCCACGGCCCCAAGGGAGACCCTGGGGAGCGAGGACTTTCAG gaagCCCGGGGAGCGCTGGCAGGAGAGGACTGACCGGGGTCAGCGGTCCGCCGGGGTACACGGGGCGACAGGGAATCAAAG gacAGAAGGGAGACGAGGGCCTTAAAGGAGACGGTGGTCCTGAGGGCCCCCTGGGGCCTAAAGGACAGAGAGGATATAAAG GTGACAAGGGGGAGGCCGGCTTGGAGGGGCGGACGGGGGAGCCGGGGGGCAAGGGGGACGACGGTGTGTGTCCCGAGACCTGCGCGCCCGTGGAGGGGCCCGCAGGAGGACCCGGACTCCCGGGGTCCACCGGGCCTCGAGGGCTGCCGGGCACCGGGGGTaaagggggggacgggggcccCAAGGGAGACCAGGGCGACCTGGGACCCCAGGGGGCGCCCGGGGAACCGGGGCGCCGGGGCGAGGCGGGGCCGCAGGGAGACTGCTCCTGTGACGACGGGGCGGTCGGCCCCCCGGGGGAGAGCgggcagaagggggaggggggggcggacgGCCCCTCCGGCTCCAGGGGCGGGACGGGGGAGCCGGGAGCCAAGGGTGAACtgggggagatgggggtgaggggggtccCGGGGCCCTGCATGCCGGCCATCCAGTCGTCCTTCGCCATGGGCCTGGccgcctccttcccccctcccgaCGCCCCCGTGGCTTTCACTCGGGTCCTCGACAACAGGCAGGGCCACTACGACCCCCTGGGGGGCATCTACACCGCCCCCGTCAACGGCACCTACGTCTTCAGCTACGCCCTCACGGTGTACAGCCGCATCCTGAAGGTGGGCCTGTTCCACAACTACGTGCCCCAGGTGAAGACCACCCACCCCGCCCTGCTGGGCACCGCCTCCCACCAGCTGGTGCTGAACCTGGTGCAGGGCGACGGGGTGTGGCTGCAGGTCAGGGACCAGATGACCAACGGCATGTACGCCAGCAGCGAGACCAGCAGCACCTTCTCGGGCTACCTGCTCCACCCCGACACCTGCTACATGCCTGAGCTCAGGCAGCCGCTGTACCCCGCCGTCGCCGTGACGAGGGGCCCCTACGAGTGGGGCACCCTGCCGGGCGGCCCCGGCCCGAACGCGACCATCAGCTCGGAGCCGACGGAGGTCACCCCTGTCGAGTGA
- the atg16l1 gene encoding autophagy-related protein 16-1 isoform X3 produces the protein MQAVLSERYQSDGPRGSQLSAADGGMRGDIQQEMSQMRIKHQEELTELHKKRGELAQNVIELNNQIQLKDKEIQRNEAKISEYQTQIATLEGDCRKLNTFLQDLERANQMLKDEYDALQITFSALEEKLRRTTEDNQELVSRWMAEKAQEANRLNAENEKDCRRRQAKLQKELADAAKEPLPLDPDDDIEVLAEDGGKGPGEASSPSRSLSRTPSKRISQVPPGGLLDSIGNIFGRRPGNSLSTSPENTEAPMGGVEVRVPSTALHVFEAHDGEVNAVRFSPGSRLLATGGMDRRVKLWEVVSGHCEPKGALTGSNAGITSIEFDSAGSYLLAASNDFASRIWTVDDFRLRHTLTGHSGKVLAARFLLDNTRIVSGSYDRTLKLWDLRSKVCMKTVFAGSSCNDIVCTEQCVMSGHFDKKVRFWDIRAESIVRELELQGRVTSLDLSQERTELLTCSRDDLLKIIDLRTNTVRHTFSAPGFKCGADWTRVCFSPDSNYVVGGSADGGVYVWNVLTGKLERLLDKHHSSAINAVSWSPSGAFVLSVEKGSKAVLWSDL, from the exons ATGCAGGCCGTTCTTTCGGAGCGGTACCAGAGTGATGGACCCAGAGGATCCCAACTCAG TGCGGCGGATGGGGGCATGCGGGGAGACATCCAGCAGGAGATGTCCCAGATGAGGATTAAACACCAAGAGGAGCTTACGGAGCTCcacaagaagagaggagag TTGGCCCAGAATGTAATCGAGCTAAACAACCAGATCCAACTGAAGGACAAGGAGATCCAGCGCAATGAGGCCAA GATCTCGGAGTACCAGACACAGATCGCTACTCTGGAGGGAGACTGTCGAAAGCTCAACACTTTCCTCCAG GATCTGGAGCGGGCCAATCAGATGCTGAAGGACGAGTACGACGCTCTGCAGATCACCTTCAGCGCTCTGGAGGAGAAGCTGAGGAGGACGACGGAGGACAACCAGGAGCTCGTGTCTCGCTGGATGGCCGAGAAGGCCCAGGAGGCCAACCGCCTCAACGCAGAGAACGAGAAGGACTGCAG GAGAAGACAAGCCAAGCTACAGAAGGAGCTAGCGGACGCAGCCAAGGAGCCGCTGCCCCTCGACCC GGACGACGACATCGAGGTTCTTGCCGAGGACGGCGGGAAGGGGCCGGGCGAGGCCTCGTCTCCCAGTCGATCCCTGAGTCGGACCCCCAG TAAGAGGATCTCTCAGGTTCCCCCTGGTGGCCTGCTGGACTCAATCGGCAACATATTTGG TCGTCGACCTGGTAACTCTCTGAGTACGTCACCAGAGAACACGGAGGCTCCAatgggaggggtggaggttcGAGTCCCATCCACGGCACTGCACGTCTTC GAGGCTCATGATGGAGAGGTGAACGCAGTGCGCTTCAGTCCCGGCTCTCGTCTCCTGGCAACCGGAGGCATGGACCGACGGGTCAAACTGTGGGAGGTGGTCTCCG gtcacTGTGAACCCAAAGGAGCCCTCACTGGGAGCAACGCTGGCATCACCAGTATAGAGTTCGACAGCGCC ggCTCCTACCTGCTGGCGGCCTCCAACGACTTTGCGAGTCGCATCTGGACTGTGGACGACTTCAGGCTAAGA CACACCTTGACGGGCCACAGCGGGAAGGTTCTGGCGGCTCGCTTCCTATTAGACAACACCCGCATCGTTTCCGGGAGTTACGACCGCACCCTCAAACTATGGGACCTACGCAGTAAAGTCT GTATGAAAACGGTGTTTGCGGGCTCAAGTTGTAATGACATCGTCTGCACAGAGCAGTGTGTCATGAGCGGCCATTTTGACAAGAAGGTTCGCTTCTGGGACATCAG GGCAGAGAGCATCGTGAGGGAGCTGGAGCTTCAGGGTCGGGTCACCTCTCTGGACCTGAGCCAGGAGCGCACCGAGTTGCTCACCTGCTCCCGGGACGACCTCCTGAAGATCATAGACCTCCGAACCAACACGGTCCGCCACACCTTCAG tgccCCGGGATTCAAGTGTGGGGCGGACTGGACCAGAGTCTGCTTCAG TCCTGACAGCAACTACGTGGTGGGGGGTTCTGCGGACGGCGGGGTCTACGTGTGGAACGTTCTGACAGGGAAACTGGAACGCCTCCTGGACAAGCACCACAG cTCGGCAATCAACGCAGTGTCCTGGTCTCCGTCAGGAGCCTTCGTCCTCAGCGTGGAGAAGGGAAGCAAGGCTGTGCTCTGGTCCGACCTGTGA
- the LOC115528851 gene encoding S-arrestin: protein MSHKHVIFKKISKDKSVGVYMAKRDFVDHCDFVEPVDGVVLIDPLQLKGKKVFVMLACTFRYGRQDMDVMGVVFRRDIYLMTRQVYPPLQDRLAHSPIQEKILQKLGPDAYPFFFEFPDNLPCSVTLHPGPSDVGKKCAVEFEVKAFCAENQTDICKESSVSLSVRKIQYAPMSQAPPPSAKSTFEFLLSDNPLHLKLDLDKETYYHGEPIRASVEITNSSGRNIKDISVSIEQVTNIVLYSNDKYVKSVAKEETLDCVPAGTVLRKEYLMHPLLNQERRGLALDGKLKHQDTNLASSSIVKDEVLKEVQGILVSYRAVVRMIASGTVGSSEVSVEVPFKLMNPKPEPAKESGSADLVFEEFKRDFMRGVVGEEDEEN from the exons ATGAGTCATAAACATGTCATCTTTAAGAAGATTTCCAAGGACAAGTCC GTGGGAGTCTACATGGCCAAGAGAGACTTTGTGGACCACTGTGACTTTGTGGAACCTgttg ATGGAGTGGTGCTGATTGATCCTCTACAGTTGAAGGGGAAGAAAG tgtTTGTGATGCTGGCCTGTACATTCCGGTACGGCCGCCAGGACATGGATGTTATGGGCGTGGTGTTCCGCAGGGACATCTACCTGATGACCCGCCAGGTGTACCCCCCCTTACAGGACCGGCTCGCCCACTCCCCCATCCAGGAAAAGATCCTCCAGAAGCTGGGACCCGACGCCTATCCCTTCTTCTTTGAG TTCCCAGATAACCTGCCCTGTTCTGTCACGCTCCATCCTGGACCCTCCGATGTGGGGAAG AAATGTGCGGTGGAGTTTGAGGTGAAGGCGTTCTGCGCTGAGAACCAGACTGACATCTGTAAAGA GAGCAGTgtcagtctgtccgtccgtAAGATCCAGTACGCCCCCATGtcacaagccccgcccccctccgccAAGAGCACCTTCGAGTTCCTCCTGTCGGACAATCCGCTGCACCTGAAGCTCGACCTGGATAAAGAG acgTACTACCATGGTGAGCCTATCAGAGCAAGCGTTGAGATCACAAACTCCTCCGGCAGAAACATCAAAGATATCAGCGTCTCAA ttGAACAGGTGACCAATATCGTCCTCTATTCCAACGACAAATACGTCAAATCAGTCGCCAAAGAAGAGACCTT ggacTGTGTACCTGCTGGGACGGTCCTCAGAAAGGAGTACCTGATGCATCCCCTCCTGAACCAGGAGCGCCGCGGGCTAGCGCTGGACGGAAAACTCAAACACCAGGACACCAATCTGGCGTCTTCTAGCAT AGTTAAGGACGAGGTGCTGAAGGAGGTCCAGGGGATCCTGGTCTCCTACCGGGCTGTGGTCAGGATGATTGCCTCCGG AACGGTGGGCTCCAG TGAGGTATCTGTGGAGGTTCCTTTCAAATTGATGAATCCTAAACCTGAACCAG cCAAAGAGAG TGGGTCTGCTGATCTGGTGTTTGAGGAGTTTAAAAGGGACTTCATGAGGGGAGTGGTCGGCGAAGAAGATGAGGAGAACTAG
- the atg16l1 gene encoding autophagy-related protein 16-1 isoform X2 yields MADRRGDTWKRHISEQLRMRDRVQRQAFEEIISQYNRLLEKSDMQAVLSERYQSDGPRGSQLSAADGGMRGDIQQEMSQMRIKHQEELTELHKKRGELAQNVIELNNQIQLKDKEIQRNEAKISEYQTQIATLEGDCRKLNTFLQDLERANQMLKDEYDALQITFSALEEKLRRTTEDNQELVSRWMAEKAQEANRLNAENEKDCRRRQAKLQKELADAAKEPLPLDPDDDIEVLAEDGGKGPGEASSPSRSLSRTPSRRPGNSLSTSPENTEAPMGGVEVRVPSTALHVFEAHDGEVNAVRFSPGSRLLATGGMDRRVKLWEVVSGHCEPKGALTGSNAGITSIEFDSAGSYLLAASNDFASRIWTVDDFRLRHTLTGHSGKVLAARFLLDNTRIVSGSYDRTLKLWDLRSKVCMKTVFAGSSCNDIVCTEQCVMSGHFDKKVRFWDIRAESIVRELELQGRVTSLDLSQERTELLTCSRDDLLKIIDLRTNTVRHTFSAPGFKCGADWTRVCFSPDSNYVVGGSADGGVYVWNVLTGKLERLLDKHHSSAINAVSWSPSGAFVLSVEKGSKAVLWSDL; encoded by the exons ATGGCGGACCGACGTGGGGACACCTGGAAGAGACACATCTCTGAGCAGCTGAGGATGCGGGACAGAGTCCAGCGCCAAGCCTTCGAGGAGATCATCAGCCAAT ATAACCGTCTGCTGGAGAAGTCTGACATGCAGGCCGTTCTTTCGGAGCGGTACCAGAGTGATGGACCCAGAGGATCCCAACTCAG TGCGGCGGATGGGGGCATGCGGGGAGACATCCAGCAGGAGATGTCCCAGATGAGGATTAAACACCAAGAGGAGCTTACGGAGCTCcacaagaagagaggagag TTGGCCCAGAATGTAATCGAGCTAAACAACCAGATCCAACTGAAGGACAAGGAGATCCAGCGCAATGAGGCCAA GATCTCGGAGTACCAGACACAGATCGCTACTCTGGAGGGAGACTGTCGAAAGCTCAACACTTTCCTCCAG GATCTGGAGCGGGCCAATCAGATGCTGAAGGACGAGTACGACGCTCTGCAGATCACCTTCAGCGCTCTGGAGGAGAAGCTGAGGAGGACGACGGAGGACAACCAGGAGCTCGTGTCTCGCTGGATGGCCGAGAAGGCCCAGGAGGCCAACCGCCTCAACGCAGAGAACGAGAAGGACTGCAG GAGAAGACAAGCCAAGCTACAGAAGGAGCTAGCGGACGCAGCCAAGGAGCCGCTGCCCCTCGACCC GGACGACGACATCGAGGTTCTTGCCGAGGACGGCGGGAAGGGGCCGGGCGAGGCCTCGTCTCCCAGTCGATCCCTGAGTCGGACCCCCAG TCGTCGACCTGGTAACTCTCTGAGTACGTCACCAGAGAACACGGAGGCTCCAatgggaggggtggaggttcGAGTCCCATCCACGGCACTGCACGTCTTC GAGGCTCATGATGGAGAGGTGAACGCAGTGCGCTTCAGTCCCGGCTCTCGTCTCCTGGCAACCGGAGGCATGGACCGACGGGTCAAACTGTGGGAGGTGGTCTCCG gtcacTGTGAACCCAAAGGAGCCCTCACTGGGAGCAACGCTGGCATCACCAGTATAGAGTTCGACAGCGCC ggCTCCTACCTGCTGGCGGCCTCCAACGACTTTGCGAGTCGCATCTGGACTGTGGACGACTTCAGGCTAAGA CACACCTTGACGGGCCACAGCGGGAAGGTTCTGGCGGCTCGCTTCCTATTAGACAACACCCGCATCGTTTCCGGGAGTTACGACCGCACCCTCAAACTATGGGACCTACGCAGTAAAGTCT GTATGAAAACGGTGTTTGCGGGCTCAAGTTGTAATGACATCGTCTGCACAGAGCAGTGTGTCATGAGCGGCCATTTTGACAAGAAGGTTCGCTTCTGGGACATCAG GGCAGAGAGCATCGTGAGGGAGCTGGAGCTTCAGGGTCGGGTCACCTCTCTGGACCTGAGCCAGGAGCGCACCGAGTTGCTCACCTGCTCCCGGGACGACCTCCTGAAGATCATAGACCTCCGAACCAACACGGTCCGCCACACCTTCAG tgccCCGGGATTCAAGTGTGGGGCGGACTGGACCAGAGTCTGCTTCAG TCCTGACAGCAACTACGTGGTGGGGGGTTCTGCGGACGGCGGGGTCTACGTGTGGAACGTTCTGACAGGGAAACTGGAACGCCTCCTGGACAAGCACCACAG cTCGGCAATCAACGCAGTGTCCTGGTCTCCGTCAGGAGCCTTCGTCCTCAGCGTGGAGAAGGGAAGCAAGGCTGTGCTCTGGTCCGACCTGTGA
- the atg16l1 gene encoding autophagy-related protein 16-1 isoform X1 produces the protein MADRRGDTWKRHISEQLRMRDRVQRQAFEEIISQYNRLLEKSDMQAVLSERYQSDGPRGSQLSAADGGMRGDIQQEMSQMRIKHQEELTELHKKRGELAQNVIELNNQIQLKDKEIQRNEAKISEYQTQIATLEGDCRKLNTFLQDLERANQMLKDEYDALQITFSALEEKLRRTTEDNQELVSRWMAEKAQEANRLNAENEKDCRRRQAKLQKELADAAKEPLPLDPDDDIEVLAEDGGKGPGEASSPSRSLSRTPSKRISQVPPGGLLDSIGNIFGRRPGNSLSTSPENTEAPMGGVEVRVPSTALHVFEAHDGEVNAVRFSPGSRLLATGGMDRRVKLWEVVSGHCEPKGALTGSNAGITSIEFDSAGSYLLAASNDFASRIWTVDDFRLRHTLTGHSGKVLAARFLLDNTRIVSGSYDRTLKLWDLRSKVCMKTVFAGSSCNDIVCTEQCVMSGHFDKKVRFWDIRAESIVRELELQGRVTSLDLSQERTELLTCSRDDLLKIIDLRTNTVRHTFSAPGFKCGADWTRVCFSPDSNYVVGGSADGGVYVWNVLTGKLERLLDKHHSSAINAVSWSPSGAFVLSVEKGSKAVLWSDL, from the exons ATGGCGGACCGACGTGGGGACACCTGGAAGAGACACATCTCTGAGCAGCTGAGGATGCGGGACAGAGTCCAGCGCCAAGCCTTCGAGGAGATCATCAGCCAAT ATAACCGTCTGCTGGAGAAGTCTGACATGCAGGCCGTTCTTTCGGAGCGGTACCAGAGTGATGGACCCAGAGGATCCCAACTCAG TGCGGCGGATGGGGGCATGCGGGGAGACATCCAGCAGGAGATGTCCCAGATGAGGATTAAACACCAAGAGGAGCTTACGGAGCTCcacaagaagagaggagag TTGGCCCAGAATGTAATCGAGCTAAACAACCAGATCCAACTGAAGGACAAGGAGATCCAGCGCAATGAGGCCAA GATCTCGGAGTACCAGACACAGATCGCTACTCTGGAGGGAGACTGTCGAAAGCTCAACACTTTCCTCCAG GATCTGGAGCGGGCCAATCAGATGCTGAAGGACGAGTACGACGCTCTGCAGATCACCTTCAGCGCTCTGGAGGAGAAGCTGAGGAGGACGACGGAGGACAACCAGGAGCTCGTGTCTCGCTGGATGGCCGAGAAGGCCCAGGAGGCCAACCGCCTCAACGCAGAGAACGAGAAGGACTGCAG GAGAAGACAAGCCAAGCTACAGAAGGAGCTAGCGGACGCAGCCAAGGAGCCGCTGCCCCTCGACCC GGACGACGACATCGAGGTTCTTGCCGAGGACGGCGGGAAGGGGCCGGGCGAGGCCTCGTCTCCCAGTCGATCCCTGAGTCGGACCCCCAG TAAGAGGATCTCTCAGGTTCCCCCTGGTGGCCTGCTGGACTCAATCGGCAACATATTTGG TCGTCGACCTGGTAACTCTCTGAGTACGTCACCAGAGAACACGGAGGCTCCAatgggaggggtggaggttcGAGTCCCATCCACGGCACTGCACGTCTTC GAGGCTCATGATGGAGAGGTGAACGCAGTGCGCTTCAGTCCCGGCTCTCGTCTCCTGGCAACCGGAGGCATGGACCGACGGGTCAAACTGTGGGAGGTGGTCTCCG gtcacTGTGAACCCAAAGGAGCCCTCACTGGGAGCAACGCTGGCATCACCAGTATAGAGTTCGACAGCGCC ggCTCCTACCTGCTGGCGGCCTCCAACGACTTTGCGAGTCGCATCTGGACTGTGGACGACTTCAGGCTAAGA CACACCTTGACGGGCCACAGCGGGAAGGTTCTGGCGGCTCGCTTCCTATTAGACAACACCCGCATCGTTTCCGGGAGTTACGACCGCACCCTCAAACTATGGGACCTACGCAGTAAAGTCT GTATGAAAACGGTGTTTGCGGGCTCAAGTTGTAATGACATCGTCTGCACAGAGCAGTGTGTCATGAGCGGCCATTTTGACAAGAAGGTTCGCTTCTGGGACATCAG GGCAGAGAGCATCGTGAGGGAGCTGGAGCTTCAGGGTCGGGTCACCTCTCTGGACCTGAGCCAGGAGCGCACCGAGTTGCTCACCTGCTCCCGGGACGACCTCCTGAAGATCATAGACCTCCGAACCAACACGGTCCGCCACACCTTCAG tgccCCGGGATTCAAGTGTGGGGCGGACTGGACCAGAGTCTGCTTCAG TCCTGACAGCAACTACGTGGTGGGGGGTTCTGCGGACGGCGGGGTCTACGTGTGGAACGTTCTGACAGGGAAACTGGAACGCCTCCTGGACAAGCACCACAG cTCGGCAATCAACGCAGTGTCCTGGTCTCCGTCAGGAGCCTTCGTCCTCAGCGTGGAGAAGGGAAGCAAGGCTGTGCTCTGGTCCGACCTGTGA